One segment of Acropora muricata isolate sample 2 chromosome 8, ASM3666990v1, whole genome shotgun sequence DNA contains the following:
- the LOC136927103 gene encoding uncharacterized protein: MVDDEKLKREERLASHSAYFNSLIDLVPVKYYLPPTEEEQTSKYYKKCKTKAPKQNTKEVIKKAKRARLDPNQPKTLYEIQLGLEENERINSLEDKEQDEAGLSVEKIQSGDIEQLKSRLRARIEEFQRERNAPCGKAGKQPRKSKPKREMKAKNRQKVTTVQSKAQDSTKQTSSPNKTILNDNGEVVFSKFDFMETKKGTKQGKIKRYSKLLAKAEAEKKRLETLQTEDAEKAKELKDKQLWNKALQKAEGVKLRDDPKLLKKSIKRRDQEKKKSKKQWKERMDHQKKQIEEKQKLRKSHIKERIEAKKAKKLGKGKKKHKPGF, from the coding sequence ATGGTGGACGATGAGAAACTTAAACGTGAAGAGCGCCTTGCTTCTCATTCAGCGTATTTCAACTCTTTGATTGACTTGGTACCAGTGAAATATTATCTACCTCCTACAGAAGAAGAGCAAACAAGCAAGTATTACAAAAAATGTAAAACGAAAGCACCTAAACAGAACACTAAAGAAGTCATTAAGAAGGCTAAACGTGCGAGGCTAGATCCAAATCAGCCCAAAACACTCTATGAAATTCAGCTAGGACTGGAAGAAAATGAGAGGATAAATAGCTTGGAAGATAAAGAACAAGATGAGGCTGGTCTTAGTGTTGAAAAGATACAGAGTGGAGATATTGAGCAATTGAAATCTCGTCTTCGTGCAAGAATAGAGGAATTTCAAAGAGAACGCAATGCGCCTTGCGGAAAGGCAGGTAAACAACCACGGAAAAGTAAACCGAAAAGggaaatgaaagcaaaaaatcGTCAGAAAGTGACCACTGTTCAGAGCAAAGCTCAAGACTCAACGAAACAAACTTCTTCACCTAACAAGACAATATTAAATGACAACGGTGAAGTTGTATTTAGCAAGTTTGATTTCATGGAAACAAAGAAAGGAACAAAACAGGGAAAAATTAAAAGGTATTCAAAACTGCTTGCAAAGGCTGAGGCAGAGAAGAAAAGGCTAGAAACACTGCAAACAGAGGATGCAGAAAAAGCAAAGGAATTGAAAGATAAGCAGTTGTGGAATAAAGCCTTACAGAAAGCAGAGGGTGTGAAGCTACGTGATGATCCCAAACTGTTGAAGAAATCTATCAAGAGGAGAGACCAGGAGAAAAAGAAGAGTAAAAAGCAGTGGAAAGAGAGAATGGATCACCAAAAGAAACAgattgaagaaaaacaaaagctgaGGAAGAGCCATATCAAGGAAAGAATTGAAGCTAAGAAAGCAAAAAAGCTtgggaaaggaaagaaaaagcaCAAACCTGGGTTTTAG